The Piliocolobus tephrosceles isolate RC106 chromosome 16, ASM277652v3, whole genome shotgun sequence DNA window CACATAATGggtggttaaaaacaaaacaaaaaaacaggtaaaTGAACGAACCTGTCCTCAAAGTCAATCCTCCAGGAAGGAAGCCATTATCCATGACGGACAAAGTTGGCCCAGAGATAGGGATGACAATTATAACTTGACcacttctgggccaggcacagtggctcatgcctgtaatcccagtactttgggaggctgaagcgggcagatcacttgaggtcaggagttccagaccagcctggccaacatgatgaaaccccgtttgtagtaaaaatacaaaaattagcggggtgtggtgatgcacgcctgtaatcccagctactcaggtggctgaggcaggagaattgcttgaaccggggaggtggtggttgcagtgagccagagattgcgccactgcattccagcctggatgacagagtgagactctgcctcaaaaaaaaaaaaaaaaaaaaaaataggccgggcatggtcaggtcacgcctgtaatcccagcactttgggagcccaaggcaggtggatcacctgaggtcagagacTGACCacctgtctggccaacatggtgagaccagcctggccaacatggtgaaacttggtctctactgaaaataaaaagttagctgggcgtggtggtgggcacctgtaatcccagctacctgggaggctgaagcaggagaatcacctgaacctggaaggcggagggtgcagtgagccgagatcatgccattacactccagcctgggcaacaagagcaaaatttcgtctcaaaaacaaaacaaaacaaaatttaaaaaaccataaaTAAGTTGACCACTCTGGAGTCCTCACAATTTGCCCCATACTCTTCTTGGGACCTCACACACACTGCCTCATTTAATGATATTCTCAGTATAGCCACCCCCAGTAGGTATTTATAttatcctgttgcccaggttggagtgcagtggcatgatctcggctcactgcaacctccgtctcccgggtttagcaattctccacctcagcctccagagtagcggggactccatgcccagctagttttcgtatttttagtagagacagggtttctccatgttggccaggctggtcttgaactcttgacctcaggtgatccccctgccttggtttcccaaagtgctgggattacaggcatgtgccaccgcgcctggtcatattattctaattttacagaagaggaaaccaaggctcagagagggataTACCTTGCTCGAGATCGCACAGCTTGTAAATAGCATtcaagatttgaatccaggcccGGCTGACCCCAGATGTTCAATCTTTCCCTCTGCCATACTGCTAGACCTGGCCCTGAAGGGGACTATGGCCCGCCAGCTGGTTACATAAACCACCGCACAAGGTCTCACGTGCTAAGTGCTAAATGTGTCATGTCTGACTCCACCCTTTCCCTCGCTCCCACATCCAGCAGTCATCAAGTGTGGCTGAAACCGCGGCCGAGCTTGGGAATGGCTCTGGAAATCTTCCCTTCGATAGCTCAGGTCCTTGTTAACACTCACATGGTCCAAGGCTATAGCCTCCCAGCTATCCCCTGGCTTCCAGGCTTACCTTCCTCCACCCAGCCCGCCTCCCAGTGAGGGTCAACATCCCTAACCACAGTTCAGGAAtatcactcctgggctcaaaaccTCCACTGGTCCCCACTGACtctagaataaaattcaaattcttcTACCAGGCAGTCAAGGGCTCTAGTCTAGCTCCAATCTTCCTTTTTAATCTTGCCTTGTTATCCTCTTCAAACACACAGTAATCAGTGtgagccgggcgtggcggcacgtacccatagtcccagctactcagcaggctgaggctagaggattgcttgagcccaggagtttgagtccagcctgggcaacatagtgagaccccatctctaaacaaatgaatgaaaccCCAGACACCCAGTGTTCCCTCCAGCTTCTGCATGACCCACACCTGCATGCCTTTGCCTGTGCTGGCTTGTCCTGCCAGAAATGCTCTTTCCCCAAGCTTGTCAAAATCCCTCCAAAACATTAAGATCTAACTCCAAAGCCACCTCCTTCTTGGCCCTCCCTGACCGACAGGATGAGGACAATCTCTCCTTCCTCTGACTCATCAACCTTTTGTGCCCCTATGGCCACCATCCACCTTATACAGCAGCAGAGACTCAGGTTCTCATGTTCTCAGCAGGGGATCCCTGAGCATCTGGGTCTTCTGAAATGGACTGCTGCACAGATGCTAAGTTCTGCAGGAGCTGGGGAGAAGAGTGTTGGAGGCAATTGCACAGAAAGGACCATCCACTGAATGTTCCAGAAGGTAGCAGAGTACAGTAGTTAAGAGCACAAGATCTGCAACCTGATTGCTCAGGTTCAAATAcagcttcacctctcactagctaagtgactttggacaaattacttaacttctctggccCTTAGCTGCCTCACTTGAAAAAGGGAGGTAATTACAGGGCCTATTTCACGGTGTTGGTCGGAGGACTGAGTGGCCACACATAAGCGCCCTGAAGACAGTGGCTGGTGCACGGTCAGTACTAAGCAAGTGTGTGCTGCCATTATTATCAGCCAAGCCCCGAGAAGGTAATTCCCAGTCCTGACGGAGGGCTGACAGGGGCTGGCACAGGCACAGCCCCCAGACTGCAGCCACTTTCGGGTCCGTTTCCCACGTGCTTTTGGCAGAGATGCAGGGCAGGCAATCAGCCCCATTCCGCAGATGAAGAACTGAGCTTCCTTCAGATCAAGCGCCAGTGAGGGAATGGTAAAGACGCCAGAGCTCCTCAGCCCCTGGGCCATGGCTCCTTTCTCTTCACCAGGCTGTCACTGTGCACCTGTTGTGCAGGCTCCCCCAGGCAGCCACCCCTCCCAGCCCCCCATGCCGGAGGGCCTGTCCGTAGCACCCTCCCTTCCCCTACCTACACACATCCTTCCAGTGGGGCCAGGCACAGGAGACAGTGGTGTGCAGGCTTGGAATGCACTTGCACACACACCCGTAGAAGGGCCCAGGCCCCAAAGGTGAGGAAAACCTGTTCTGAGGAATCTGCCTAGCGAGCGAATTCCGTTCCGAGGCCCTTCCACTGTCGCAGGAGTGGGGCCCAGTATGCGTCAGAGATACCCACAAggggggcagagagagggagagggtgaagcaggaggagGCTGAAAACTTCAcgtttcttttttccattttagtgACAAGAGTCACACCCAGCCTTTACATAAACATGGCCAAGGAGCCGCTCTGTCTAAGCTTACTTCCCTTGTGGCCGCCCAGCCTCTCCTCCGGGTGACCCTGACATGCTGGGCAGGCTGATGAGGGGCAAACACACAGACCCTGCAAAGATTAGCTGGGCCGCCTGACAACACCCATGCCTCCCGCCGGCCGCCATGCACTACCCTGCATTTATCTCCCGCCTTCCTCATACCAAATCCCCTCCACAGCCCCACCACCACTTAAGCACACAGACGGCAGGCACGCATACACAGCCTGCTTGCGGCTGGCCTCTTGGGTCTGAGGCCCACACTACCCTTGTCACGCCACCTCCCTCCCCACATGTGTTTTCTGACCAGCTTGCCTCCCAGCCCAGCAGCCCCGACAGGCTCCTACAAACAACGTCACAAAAGAATCCTGTGGAGAATGTTGCAAACGCACAACCTTCCCCTTGCTTGGCTGCCCATGATCCCACAAGCACAAGTGGCGCATTCCACCCCGAACCCCTCACACCAGTGCCAGCAGACCCACGGGCCCGAGACACACCCTGGGGTTCCTTACTCCAGATCTTCCGGATCTGAGTTCTAGACGCGCAGCCCCCATGCAACACACTCATCACGGACACGCAAACCCATCCATCGCCCTCTTTACCACTGGACCACACCTCAGCAGAGCAACAGAAATGGGACCCAGACGTGACGCCTTCTGACTAAAAGGCCCACAACCGCCCCCTCCAAAAGGGCACATACACTGCATCCTGGCACCCTCCGCAACACATACAGCATGCCAGCTCTGCAGAAAACAGTTCATAAACAGGTCATAGGTGCAGCACAAGACGTACATGCGAAAAAACACATGCTGTAGAAAACATACAGCCCCACATCGAACAAACTCTGCACCCAGCATGCTGTGCCCTGCTCAGAATGCCCATCTGTCACCCAAAGCCACAGGGCTCGTCTTGTAACTCTGCCCCACAACACTGGACACCCCTTCTGGCTTTCTACCTCCATGGCCCAGGGAGGGCCCTACCCAGACCCCTGGCTGCCAGCAAACGGTGGTGCCCAGGAGAGGTTTACCTTGCCCCACCACACAGCAGGAGACACACGATCTCCAAGACTCACAGCCACAACCCTGCCCCGACGGCGCGGCGGTTCCGGGGCCCCAGCTCGCCCTGCGCACCCCGCACACCCCAACTCTGGGGCGCTAGGCGGCCCACCCCTCCCCCTCTCTGCCTGGCTCCTACGCCATCGCCCTCCCAGCAGCTTGCAGCGCTTGCCCGGGCTCACacccgccccaccccacccccaacctgcCCCACGGGGGGAGGGGGACATTAGGCTGCAGAATTAACCCTTCAAAGGGGGAGTGAGCGCCGCCCCTTCCACGGCCCCAGGCGATCGCGTCCCCCGGCCGCCGCTCGCTCGGACGCCATACCAGGGCCCCCTTAGTCGCCCCCCAGCGTCGTGTGCGCCCGGGGGCGGGGCCAGGCTCAGCCCCCGACCCCTGCGCCCCCAGGTCAACCCCATAGGAGAGCGGTCTGGGCGCGGGGCGCGGCCGGGGCTCCGCGGCGCCGGGCAGCGGAGAGGGGGCCCGGCAGTTGGCTCCGGTCCGCCCTGGCCCTGCCCAGTTCGCCCCGGGGCCCACCTGACCGTGATGGCGCCGCGTCCGCCAGGCCCGGCTCATCACCGTGGCCGCCCCCGGCCGCTCCGGTTTCGCCCGCCTCCAGCTCCGGCTCAGGCTCAGGCTCCGGCCCCGGCCCCCCCAGCGCCTGGCCCCGGCCCGGccccgctgccgccgccgccgccgccgccgctgacATCATCGGCTCCCCCCCCCCCGGtcctacccccccccccccccccggaaccagccccccccccccagcgCCGCCGCCGTCGCAGCCGAGAGGAGGCCGGCGCAGCGCAGCCGACACCGACACAAAGCTCCGAGCGCCCGACGGCCTTCCCCGGGACTGATCCCCGCGGCAGGACACCGCGTCGCGCTGGGCCACCGGGCGGGTGGACACCCAGCCGGGCACGGGCCGGACTGCAGCACCCCGGCAGGGGCGCAACACCACCGACCCCCAGGGAAAGGGCTCCCTCCGCCCTTCCCCCTGCACGCCCTTCACTCAGCGGTGCACACTGCCTGAAAGCATTTAACACACAGGCTCTCAGGGTGCAGACATGACATGGCAGACTCATAATCAGGCCCAGTGGGACCCACAGACTCAGGGTCAGCACACTCAAAGAGGGCCAgccctggacacacacacacacaccctctccaGGAATGCGCAGGAACGCTCAGCAGGCCGCGGAAAAGGAAGGCCCTGGCCATGCACACGGGGCACACATTAACGACCACCAGCGCAAATGAACACACGAAGCTGGCTGGGTACTTTGTCCCCACCAGCGGATAGATCCACATCTGTATCCTTGAACATAAATGCAGAAGCCTTGGTGTCGGCCTCTGGGGACAGCATCAACAAAACACCAGGTGGaagcacacacagaaaaaaacacattccTGAAACTCCACAGGGACAATCCCAAGAACTCCTCCCTGGTTctggaaaattaaaaactaaggAGATGGAGGAGCCAGGCTTCAGAGCTCCTTGCCTTAAAACCTCCTTGcctgaggccgggtgcggtggctcacgcctgtaatcccagcactttgggaggcagaggcgggcagatcacgaggtcaggaaatccagaccatcctggctaacacggtgaaacctgtctgtactaaaaatacaaaaaaattagccgggcgtggtggcgggcgcctgtaatcccagctacttgggaggctgaggcaggaggcggagcttgcagtgagcccagatggcgagatggtgccactgcactccagcctgggctgggcagggtggcacatgcctgcaatcccatcactttgggaggctgaggcggggtggctcacttgaggtcaggagttcctgaacagcttgaccaacatggtgaaaccccatctctaccaaaaaaaacaaacaacaaaaaacaaaattagctgggtgcagtggctcacgcctgtaatcccagcactttgagaggctgaggtgggcggatcacctgaggtcaggagttcaagaccagcctggccaacatggagaaacaccatctctactaaaaataaaaaattagccgggtgtggtggtgcatgcctgtaatcccagctacttgggaggatgaggtagaattgcttgaacctgggaggcggaggttgcggtgagccaagatcacaccactgcaccccagcctgggcaacaagagtgaaactccatctcaaaaaaaaaaaaagaaaagaaaaattagccaggtgtggtggcgcacgcttgtaatcccagctacttgggaggctgaggcaggagaatcgcttgaatctgagaggtggaggttgcagtgagatgagatcacaccattgcactccagcctgggcaacaagagtggaaacttcatttcaaacaaaaaaagaaagaaaagaagcagagtTAGACTCAGTGGGAAAATAGGCGCACTACCACCTCAGGAGGGTTCCAGGGAAgaaccccacccccactccaacCAGGTCACAATGGCTGGAGCTCTGAGGGGCCCAGGCTCCCTGAgccaggaggagagaggagaaagtcCAAGGAAAGATGGTGAGTATGGGGGCCAGGGGCCCAATACTCCCTCCCTATAGCTCCTGGTTGCTCCATTTCCCCTCCTTTCCTAAAACTTAGCTGTCTCAGAGATACCCACAAATAGAATTCCTAATAGTGTACCCAGGTGTCTCTGGAACTTGTGGCATCACACAGATGCATAGCATCTGAggcttcctccccttcctcaaTCCAAGAGGGCATCctggttcctttttctcctcccagGAACAACTTACCAGGGAAATGATACTCCAGGACGGCTCACTCCTTGCTTCCTGCTGCAGGCCCACATTATACCATCTCACTCATCTTTTAGGCCCTTTCTAACTCCCAAGAGTTCCTCCCAGACCCCATCCTCGCATCTGCCCTGCCCCAGGTCACCCGGGCTGTGGCTGCTGTCTACCCTGAGCTCCTTTCTCCCTAACAGGCTGGCAGTCACCCCTACTTCAACCTGCCCGACTTCACGCAGCCATCGCCGCCCTCCACTCCATCCAGCCTCCCCTCACACCAGCGCTGCCAGCCCTCTGATGCCACCAAGGGTCTGCTGGTGGCCCTGTTGGGTGGGGGCCTGCCTGCTGGCTTTGTGGGCCCCCTTTCTCGTATGGCTTACCAGGCTTCAAACCTGCCCTCGCTGGAGCTGCTCCTCTGTCGATGTCTCTTCCACCTCCCTATTGCCCTGCTACTTAAACTGCGTGGCGACCCACTTCTGGGACCTCCTGACATCCGAGGCTGGGCCTGCCTCCATGCCGTGCTCAACGTCCTCAGCATTGGATGTGCCTACACTGCGTTTCAGGTGGTGCCCGCTGGCAACGCTGCCACTGTTCGCAAAGGTTCTTCCACCGTCTGCTCTGCCCTCCTCGCCCTCTGCCTTGAGAGCCAGGGTCTCAGTGGCTACGACTGGTGTGGACTGTTGGGTAGCATCCTAGGATTAATAATCATTGTGGGACCTGGACTAGGGACACTGCAGGAGGGGACCACAGGTCTCTGCACCGCCGTAGGTTATGGGCTGGCTTTCCTGGGAGGCCTGACGCTGTCCCTGGGGCTTCGGGTCTATTGTTCTCTGCACTTTCCCTCAGGCCTCCCAACAGTGGCCTTCCTATTTGGCTTGGTGGGGCTGCTGGGCTCTGTGCCAGGCCTCTTTGTGCTGCAGACCCCCGTGCTGCCCAGTGACCTCCTGAGTTGGAGTTGTGTGGGGGCAGTGGGGATCCTCGCCTTGGTCTCCTTCACATGTGTGAGCTATGCGGTCACCAAGGCCCACCCTGCCCTCGTGTGCGCTGTCCTGAATTCTGAGGTGGTGGTGGCCCTTATACTGCAGTATTATATGCTCCATGAGACTGTGGCACCTTCTGACATCATGGGGGCAGGGGTTGTGCTGGGCAGCATTGCCATCATCACAGCCCGGAACCTCAGCtgtgagagggaagggaaggtggaGGAGTGAGATAGAACTTGGGAGCCTGGGGGTTGGGAGGGGCAGGGGTAAATAGAGGCAAAGACTGAAGACGAACATGGGAGGACAAGTGACTGGAAAAGAACTGGTGTGGGAGAGGGATACCTCTCCCAGTCAAGAGTGACTTGGGGACTTGGTGGAGAGTGACTACCTGCAAGACCTGGAGCCAGCCTGGGACCAAGGGATGTGGAGTCCAAGCTGGGTCCTGGGAATCAGGGCATAACTAAGGGGTAAAGTCTGAGGAGCAGATCCaaggggcagaggcaggcaggccgtGGGCCACGGGGAGGACTTCACTCAGCAGCAAAGAGAAGAGCATTGGGGCTGGAGTGTTCCGGCAAAGACAGAGCCAGCAGCTGCgctgggggaggggagcatgcctccccacccctcccctcacGGCTAAGGTTTCCTTTTTTCGTGcttgtgccccccccccccccctttggGGTGGTGACGTGACATTGACATCAAACAAGGATTACTCTGAATGTGGCTGTGCAGTGGTGTCGTCTCTGCTTTGGAGGGAGAGTGGAAGTCCTACGACCGTTCTCATTGGAGAATCCCTTGGGATCCCCGCCCCCCCATTTTATTCCTGAAATATTCTACAAAGTGAAGGATTTCCTAATGTTCAGATGCCTTGACCCCAAATCCCCCAGGACTTTCGTGGCCCGCCCCATGGCTAATCTGCTTTTCTCGGATTGTCGCGGTCCCGTGATCTCTCCCGGACAGTGGCCAGGCTCCTTCCAGAGCAGGCCTCCGAGCTGAAGTCTCTTCGAGCGGCTCAGGCCATGGATCTAGGACCATGGCTCGGTACGGCACGGCATTAGAGGCCAAGAGATGCCCACCCGTCTCTGGAGGCCGTTTGACCAACATCGGCTACTTCCGGACAAGCCACTGGTCCCGCCATCTTGGCTTGTTCATGCATATTCATCAAGAGAACTGCATATTCATGAGCAACCGCCCTCCCCCGGGAGCTCACTCGGGAGgacccgccccgccccgcctccaTTACCGATTCGCAGAGCAGACCATTTTCCAGCTGGGGGGGGTGCTACGAATGAGAGGCTTTTGCTGAAGATGAAACCGTTGTCCAAACTAGAATGAAAGCGGCCCAATTTTACCCTCGAATCTTCAAACCTTAAATCTCAGTGCAGAAGGGGGCAGCGAGGAGAGGCGGTgggattacagaaaaaaattcctgTCTCCCAGTCACTTCAAAACGTCGCCCAACCAGCGAGCAGGGGGAGGACCCACGACTCTGGCTCGCACCCCGTGCGGGCCTGCGCAGGCGGCCCCGTAGCGCAAGGGAGGGCGGGAAAGGAAGGGGCGGGGACGGGAGGGCGAATCTATAAGAGGCGTCGTTCGGCGAGTTCGCTGCTCAGAAGCGCCGAGAGCGCGGCCGGGACGGTTGGAGAAGAAGGTGGCTCCCGGAAGGGGGACAGACAAACTGCCGTAACCTCTGCCGTTCAGGAGCCCGGTTACTTATTTATTCGTtaccctttttcttcttcctcccccaaaaaccttttcctttcccccttctttttttttcctttttgggagCTGAACAATTTCCGGTAAGGGAAAGAAGGGCTCCTTTCGCTCCTTATTTCCccgcctccttccctcccccaccttccCCTCCTCCGGCTTTTTCCTCCCAACTCGGGGAGGTCCTTCCCGGTGGCCGCCCTGACGAGGTCTGAGCACCTAGGCGGAGGCGGCGCAGGCTTTTTGTAGTGAGGTTTGCGCCTGCGCAGCGCGCCTGCCTCCGCCATGCACGGGGGTGGCCCCCCTTCGGGGGACAGCGCATGCCCGCTGCGCACCATCAAGAGAGTCCAGTTCGGAGTCTTGAGTCCGGATGAACTGGTAAGCGGCTctgccctccccttcctccctccttccctggcgGGCGGGGCCGAACGGGGGCTGCGGAAACTTGGCGCTTTCTCGCTCCCTGTGGGTGACGGGCCAGGAGCATGGCTCAGCGCGCCAAGGCTGTGCAGGCGCCAGTCTCGGGCCTCCCAGAGTTATATTTTGCAGAGTTGAGCAAACTTAGCGCTTTGTCCGAGACAGGGGGCCTGGCTGGAGGgtaagaaggagagagagagaagggtgaCTGATTTCCCACTCCAGAGTTACCGACGTTAAAGGCGATCAGACGAATCCTAGGGAGTCTTTACAAGTTTGGTTAAGAAGCCAAACCCCGGAtagcttcctcctcctctgtaaTACAATATTAATTGAGTGCCTGCTCTGTTGTGGACAGAAGAGACTCTGGGGTTACAGAGGTGAACACGACAGACCAGGACCTTCAAGAGCACTGTCTGTGGGAAAGGGCAGGCAGTAAACACGAATACAATAAATGAACAAGATAATTCAGTTAATGGCAATTGTCTCGAATAGAGTGAAACGGGGTAATGCCATGGAGAGTCACTGAGCTGggactactttatttttttatttttatcttgttttgttttattttttttgagactgggtcttgctctgtcgcccaggctggagtgcaatggcacgatctcggctcactgtaacctccgcctcccgggttcaagcgattctcctgcctcagcctcctgactagctgggattacaggcatgcgccaccatgccccgttaattgtatttttagtagaggaggggtttcgccatgttggccaggctggtctcgaacgcctgccctcaggtgatcccccccctttttttgttttttgtttttggttttttgtctttttgagatggagttttgctcttgtttcccaggccggagtgcagtggctgaactcctgacttcaggtgaaccacccgcctcggcctctcaaagtgctgggattacaggcgtgccaccgcgcccagcctaggtGGGGCTGCTTCACATGGGATGGTGTCAGGGTCTGGGAAGGCCTGTCTGAGAAGATTTCACCCGAATGATGAGAGGCAGCCAGTCATCGAAGCCGTAGTTTCTATGGCGAGAGCTTTTCCGGCACAggaaatagcaagtgcaaagggcCTGAGGGAGAAATGAACTTGGGCTTGTCCTAGAGG harbors:
- the SLC35G6 gene encoding solute carrier family 35 member G6, whose product is MNTRSWLGTLSPPADRSTSAGSHPYFNLPDFTQPSPPSTPSSLPSHQRCQPSDATKGLLVALLGGGLPAGFVGPLSRMAYQASNLPSLELLLCRCLFHLPIALLLKLRGDPLLGPPDIRGWACLHAVLNVLSIGCAYTAFQVVPAGNAATVRKGSSTVCSALLALCLESQGLSGYDWCGLLGSILGLIIIVGPGLGTLQEGTTGLCTAVGYGLAFLGGLTLSLGLRVYCSLHFPSGLPTVAFLFGLVGLLGSVPGLFVLQTPVLPSDLLSWSCVGAVGILALVSFTCVSYAVTKAHPALVCAVLNSEVVVALILQYYMLHETVAPSDIMGAGVVLGSIAIITARNLSCEREGKVEE